A genomic segment from Brienomyrus brachyistius isolate T26 chromosome 9, BBRACH_0.4, whole genome shotgun sequence encodes:
- the nes gene encoding nestin isoform X7, which translates to MEVPSYMGTEKYQMLELNKRLETYLGRVKFLEEENKLLHGEVEALRQSKNQRVWKGQLEGELRKTREEVEAALREKDRVELEVSNLNEELQMLQLQRKKVAVARAETKKTVDESKKQLEEEHRGQIWLREKLAQLEKELQFHMEVHQEDVSLLQTQIIHTQYVPPHTYVQPQLLGLEDIKQEFSQRAARAWQEAAGSFQNQVQRLEDSLTQAKSRMAQVSQEKKESYLMAQCLAKELEAAQAKKELLEKNVSQQKDRQLKELQHLEVHLEALESEKAELSNQTAAILKDRHNLLQLKLSLGLEVATYRTLLDSESLRPRVSPKIYYQSASTSREVPKHQTIKQSLTPTISVKPGRRSEMTAPTMAPASLQAPKVNPNEKSIRSEMTNNEEDGWCAESPGSPGWSTHYSKADVIDSSLSGDVRAVEADEGEDHAYALSEQMAQELRATVISLDTSVTETSAIRETHIKEMEEECNLEIAGLEKNLTKQPSLAGEELDQDSKNTLKCLTVTPQFAVDIKGLLSSEQTLDVSEKENPDALKADQLEDNFSDRPVEEVSEMTEKYLPVEAVDESLLVWGEKQVGSEEVNGMESMTSGSKSEPESERELELETIPNETDSFGFEALVSNQSNSAELMLDEKTAEESQSSMTEVKGMQFSEEISLNHRQTTTSYEESKDNVGSMAHQQVDELTLEECRTCELKGCVRKLEEENAGDVAEQTCDNGERDEEKIDGVMEVGEENQSFHTSTLIFECPRVEKTNEQQVHLFTNAEQQEFSDNDDVSNATNSWRTGGDLDSTDSYALENTLADTRPLIRYRSDETDMNTQASHLGETDSSEDEEQESGAGIFEKEKRYSLGSRGDRMIEDLIEEPEWEEIQKSENAGCFNNRETDTSQIEEDDGHGIDKIEEKEIHFEGNVGCLESDGKSVLEIDRKAMLSEENIDLDQAEQDRALGNKAYDQTNLNKDMGDHVDGIVSTGSTDTKADLEKYCYDKATPLSSMEVDSNFLPQETDSTDIKADLEKDGEDDPTTQINWEVDSNFLPQATDSTDIKADLDKDSEDDPTTQINLEVDSNFLPQATDSTDIKADLEKDSEDDPTTQINLEMDSNFLPQATDSTDIKADLEKDSEDDPTTQINLEVDSNFLPQATDSTDIKADLEKDSEDDPTTQINWEMDSNFLPQATDSTDIKADLEKDSEDDPTTQINWEVDTNFLPQATDLTDIKADLEKDSEDDPTTQINWEVDTNFLPQATDSADIKEDLEKDSEDDPTTQINWEVDTNFLPQATDSIDIKADLEKDSEDDPTTQINWEVDTNFLPQATDSIDIKADLEKDSEDDPTTQINLEVDTNFLPQATDSTDIKADLEKDSEDDPTTQINWEVDTNFLPQETDSTDIKADLEKDSEDDPTTQINWEVDSNFLPQPTDSTDIKADLEKDSEDDPTTQINWEVDTNFLPQETDSTDIKADLEKDSEDDPTTQINLEMDSNFLPQATDSTDIKADLEKDSEDDPTTQINLEMDSNFLPQATDSTDIKADLEKDSEDDPTTQINLEAESKFLPQETDSTDIKADLEKDSEDDPTTQINLEADSNFLPQQGTIECEEFMEPKSHASCDSETNLVNPVNINSEESSGNLSDNEEGIRKESFVENFTISSYGQSPSTENDNTSEILHSQTVTSDEGSEKVLKSEVTEMRPEQKEEDGENSSMLTNVDFNDDLSLHSEITSIAEVLEHTAISDLEDSYSSEDDSPNASQSLKSINQEDISENHKEKETMTCSVNDSGLIGGTEKHFPKLSSTSIENAWGSSDHIQDDKRGILGTDLKASDQFIQSDENIKEYFSYTEQKYGESKASEQQNGNDHDSETKEDEIFTAEVEGLPRIHEKCTELFSATLNEEFWNSNGKMGAFFHPQECGNSECVHTHPNQNAENTENMLETKQCTELRLKEAQSHGLPVQEQIPAHIEQLLYENMERDKKHSEESLEEEDSWSGGED; encoded by the exons ATGGAGGTCCCCAGCTACATGGGAACTGAGAAGTACCAGATGCTGGAGCTCAACAAGCGTTTGGAGACATACCTGGGCAGGGTGAAGTTCCTTGAGGAGGAGAACAAGCTGCTACATGGGGAAGTTGAGGCTCTGAGGCAGAGTAAGAACCAGCGGGTCTGGAAAGGACAGCTGGAGGGTGAGCTGAGGAAGACCAGGGAGGAAGTGGAGGCAGCTTTGAGGGAGAAGGACAGGGTGGAGCTCGAAGTAAGCAATCTTAATGAGGAGCTGCAGATGCTTCAGCTACAGAGGAAGAAGGTGGCAGTTGCCCGGGCTGAGACCAAGAAGACAGTAGATGAAAGTAAGAAACAACTGGAGGAGGAACATAGAGGCCAGATCTGGCTACGAGAGAAGCTGGCTCAACTGGAGAAAGAGCTGCAGTTCCACATGGAGGTCCACCAAGAGGATGTCTCACTCCTGCAAACCCAGATAATCCACACCCAGTATGTCCCTCCTCATACTTATGTTCAACCACAGCTACTTGGCCTTGAGGACATAAAGCAAGAGTTCTCCCAGAGGGCTGCCCGGGCATGGCAGGAGGCAGCGGGATCATTTCAGAACCAGGTTCAGCGTCTGGAAGACTCTCTGACCCAGGCCAAGTCTCGTATGGCCCAGGTGAGCCAAGAGAAGAAGGAGAGCTACTTGATGGCCCAGTGCCTAGCCAAGGAGCTGGAAGCAGCCCAGGCCAAGAAGGAGCTCCTTGAGAAGAACGTTTCTCAACAGAAGGACAGGCAGCTGAAAGAGCTCCAGCACCTAGAG GTGCATCTGGAGGCCCTGGAAAGCGAGAAAGCAGAGCTTAGTAACCAGACTGCGGCTATTCTGAAGGACAGACACAACCTGCTGCAGCTGAAGCTGTCGCTGGGGCTGGAGGTGGCCACATACAG AACTCTACTAGACAGTGAGAGTCTGAGACCACGTGTGTCTCCCAAAATTTACTACCAGAGTGCCAGCACTTCCC GTGAAGTGCCAAAGCATCAGACTATTAAACAAAGCCTTACCCCCACCATTTCAGTAAAGCCTGGGAGGAGGTCTGAGATGACTGCACCAACAATGGCCCCAGCAAGCCTTCAGGCCCCAAAAGTCAACCCTAACGAAAAGTCCATCAGATCTGAAATGACAAATAATGAGGAAGATGGATGGTGTGCAGAGTCACCCGGTTCTCCAGGTTGGTCAACACATTACTCAAAAGCAGATGTGATTGACAGCAGTTTAAGTGGAGATGTAAGAGCCGTTGAGGCCGATGAGGGGGAGGACCATGCCTACGCTCTCTCTGAGCAAATGGCACAAGAATTAAGAGCCACTGTAATTAGTCTAGACACATCTGTCACCGAGACGTCTGCCATCAGGGAAACGCACATTAAAGAAATGGAGGAGGAATGTAATTTAGAGATCGCTGGGCTCGAAAAAAATCTGACAAAGCAGCCGTCCCTTGCAGGAGAAGAGTTAGACCAGGAttcaaaaaacacattaaaatgtttGACAGTGACACCCCAATTCGCTGTTGACATCAAAGGGCTCCTTAGCTCTGAACAAACACTTGatgtttctgaaaaagaaaatccAGATGCTTTGAAGGCCGATCAACTGGAAGACAACTTTAGTGACAGACCTGTAGAGGAGGTCTCTGAAATGACTGAAAAGTACCTTCCAGTTGAAGCTGTAGATGAATCATTGTTAGTATGGGGTGAAAAACAAGTAGGGTCAGAGGAGGTTAATGGAATGGAAAGCATGACATCGGGATCTAAGTCAGAACCAGAATCAGAAAGAGAATTAGAACTGGAAACCATCCCAAATGAGACAGATTCCTTTGGCTTTGAGGCTTTAGTTAGTAATCAGTCCAACTCTGCGGAGTTAATGCTGGATGAGAAAACTGCAGAAGAATCACAGTCATCTATGACAGAAGTAAAGGGTATGCAGTTTTCGGAAGAGATTTCTTTGAATCACAGGCAGACAACAACATCTTATGAAGAAAGTAAGGACAATGTGGGGAGCATGGCCCACCAGCAAGTGGACGAACTGACTCTGGAAGAATGTAGAACTTGTGAACTGAAGGGATGCGTACGTAAATTAGAGGAAGAGAATGCAGGAGATGTAGCAGAACAGACGTGTGATAATGGGGAGAGAGATGAGGAAAAAATAGATGGAGTGATGGAGGTAGGAGAAGAAAATCAGAGTTTCCACACCAGCACTTTGATTTTCGAGTGCCCAAGAGTAGAGAAAACTAATGAACAGCAAGTGCATTTATTCACCAATGCGGAGCAACAAGAATTCTCTGACAATGACGACGTTTCGAATGCCACCAATTCATGGAGAACAGGGGGAGATCTTGACAGCACTGATAGCTATGCTTTGGAGAACACGCTTGCCGACACCCGTCCCTTGATCCGATACAGGAGTGATGAGACAGACATGAACACTCAAGCATCACACTTAGGCGAGACCGActccagtgaggatgaagaACAAGAGTCAGGAGCGGGAATttttgaaaaggaaaaaaggtACAGCCTCGGTTCTAGAGGCGACCGGATGATAGAGGATCTCATTGAAGAGCCAGAATGGGAGGAGATACAAAAGAGCGAGAATGCAGGCTGCTTTAATAATAGAGAGACTGATACAAGTCAAATAGAGGAGGATGATGGTCACGGAATTGATAAAATTGAAGAGAAAGAGATACATTTTGAAGGCAATGTTGGATGTTTGGAATCTGATGGAAAATCTGTACTGGAGATAGACAGGAAAGCAATGTTAAGTGAAGAGAATATAGACCTAGATCAAGCAGAACAGGACAGGGCTCTTGGAAATAAGGCATATGACCAGACAAACCTGAATAAGGACATGGGTGATCATGTTGATGGAATCGTAAGTACAGGTTCAACTGACACCAAAGCAGATTTAGAAAAATATTGTTATGATAAAGCCACACCCCTAAGTAGTATGGAGGTGGACAGCAATTTTCTACCACAAGAAACAGACTCAACTGATATCAAAGCAGATTTAGAGAAAGACGGTGAAGATGACCCCACAACCCAAATTAATTGGGAGGTGGACAGCAATTTTCTACCACAAGCAACAGATTCAACTGATATCAAAGCAGACTTAGACAAAGACAGTGAAGATGACCCCACaacccaaattaatttggaggtGGACAGCAATTTTCTACCACAAGCAACAGATTCAACTGATATCAAAGCAGATTTAGAGAAAGACAGTGAAGATGACCCCACaacccaaattaatttggagatGGACAGCAATTTTCTACCACAAGCAACAGATTCAACTGATATCAAAGCAGATTTAGAGAAAGACAGTGAAGATGACCCCACaacccaaattaatttggaggtGGACAGCAATTTTCTACCACAAGCAACAGATTCAACTGATATCAAAGCAGATTTAGAGAAAGACAGTGAAGATGACCCCACAACCCAAATTAATTGGGAG ATGGACAGCAATTTTCTACCACAAGCAACAGATTCAACTGATATCAAAGCAGATTTAGAGAAAGACAGTGAAGATGACCCCACAACCCAAATTAATTGGGAGGTGGACACCAATTTTCTACCACAAGCAACAGATTTAACTGATATCAAAGCAGATTTAGAGAAAGACAGTGAAGATGACCCCACAACCCAAATTAATTGGGAGGTGGACACCAATTTTCTACCACAAGCAACAGATTCAGCTGATATCAAAGAAGATTTAGAGAAAGACAGTGAAGATGACCCCACAACCCAAATTAATTGGGAG gtGGACACCAATTTTCTACCACAAGCAACAGATTCAATTGATATCAAAGCAGATTTAGAGAAAGACAGTGAAGATGACCCCACAACCCAAATTAATTGGGAGGTGGACACCAATTTTCTACCACAAGCAACAGATTCAATTGATATCAAAGCAGATTTAGAGAAAGACAGTGAAGATGACCCCACaacccaaattaatttggaggtGGACACCAATTTTCTACCACAAGCAACAGATTCAACTGATATCAAAGCAGATTTAGAGAAAGACAGTGAAGATGACCCCACAACCCAAATTAATTGGGAGGTGGACACCAATTTTCTACCACAAGAAACAGATTCAACTGATATCAAAGCAGATTTAGAGAAAGACAGTGAAGATGACCCCACAACCCAAATTAATTGGGAGGTGGACAGCAATTTTCTACCACAACCAACAGATTCAACTGATATCAAAGCAGATTTAGAGAAAGACAGTGAAGATGACCCCACAACCCAAATTAATTGGGAGGTGGACACCAATTTTCTACCACAAGAAACAGATTCAACTGATATCAAAGCAGATTTAGAGAAAGACAGTGAAGATGACCCCACaacccaaattaatttggagatGGACAGCAATTTTCTACCACAAGCAACAGATTCAACTGATATCAAAGCAGATTTAGAGAAAGACAGTGAAGATGACCCCACaacccaaattaatttggagatGGACAGCAATTTTCTACCACAAGCAACAGATTCAACTGATATCAAAGCAGATTTAGAGAAAGACAGTGAAGATGACCCCACaacccaaattaatttggaggcGGAGAGCAAGTTTCTACCACAAGAAACAGATTCAACTGATATCAAAGCAGATTTAGAGAAAGACAGTGAAGATGACCCCACaacccaaattaatttggaggcGGACAGCAATTTTCTGCCACAGCAAGGAACTATAGAATGTGAGGAATTCATGGAGCCAAAGAGTCATGCCAGCTGTGACAGTGAAACAAACCTtgtcaatcctgttaatatcaACAGTGAAGAAAGCTCAGGGAATTTGTCAGACAATGAGGAAGGTATCAGAAAAGAATCATTTGTTGAGAACTTCACGATATCATCATATGGGCAGTCACCATCCACTGAAAATGACAACACCAGTGAGATATTACATTCACAAACTGTGACTTCAGACGAAGGGTCAGAAAAAGTGCTGAAAAGTGAGGTAACGGAAATGCGTCCTGAGCAGAAAGAGGAGGATGGCGAGAACTCATCCATGCTAACAAATGTGGATTTCAACGATGATCTCTCATTGCACAGTGAGATCACAAGCATCGCAGAAGTTCTAGAACATACTGCCATATCAGACTTAGAGGATTCGTACAGTTCTGAAGATGACTCACCCAATGCCAGTCAGTCATTAAAATCTATCAATCAGGAGGACATCTCTGAAAATCACAAAGAGAAGGAAACAATGACATGTTCTGTGAATGATTCTGGATTAATAGGAGGGACAGAGAAGCATTTTCCAAAATTATCCAGCACCTCTATAGAAAATGCCTGGGGCAGCAGTGATCACATCCAAGATGATAAGAGGGGGATTCTAGGCACAGATTTAAAGGCATCTGaccagtttatccaaagtgacgaaaacataaaagaatacttttcatACAccgagcaaaaatatggagagTCAAAAGCTTCGGAACAGCAAAATGGAAACGATCATGATAGTGAAACAAAGGAAGATGAGATCTTCACAGCAGAAGTTGAGGGACTTCCCCGAATACATGAAAAATGCACAGAGTTGTTCAGCGCCACTCTTAATGAAGAGTTCTGGAATTCTAATGGAAAGATGGGAGCCTTCTTTCATCCACAGGAGTGTGGGAATTCGGAATGCGTTCACACGCACCCTAATCAGAACGCGGAAAATACAGAGAACATGCTAGAAACAAAACAATGCACAGAATTAAGACTAAAGGAGGCTCAATCACACGGTCTACCAGTGCAAGAGCAGATCCCGGCTCACATCGAGCAGCTATTGTACGAAAACATGGAAAGAGACAAGAAACATTCTGAAGAATCTCTGGAAGAGGAAgactcctggtctggtggagaAGATTAG
- the nes gene encoding nestin isoform X47, which produces MEVPSYMGTEKYQMLELNKRLETYLGRVKFLEEENKLLHGEVEALRQSKNQRVWKGQLEGELRKTREEVEAALREKDRVELEVSNLNEELQMLQLQRKKVAVARAETKKTVDESKKQLEEEHRGQIWLREKLAQLEKELQFHMEVHQEDVSLLQTQIIHTQYVPPHTYVQPQLLGLEDIKQEFSQRAARAWQEAAGSFQNQVQRLEDSLTQAKSRMAQVSQEKKESYLMAQCLAKELEAAQAKKELLEKNVSQQKDRQLKELQHLEVHLEALESEKAELSNQTAAILKDRHNLLQLKLSLGLEVATYRTLLDSESLRPRVSPKIYYQSASTSREVPKHQTIKQSLTPTISVKPGRRSEMTAPTMAPASLQAPKVNPNEKSIRSEMTNNEEDGWCAESPGSPGWSTHYSKADVIDSSLSGDVRAVEADEGEDHAYALSEQMAQELRATVISLDTSVTETSAIRETHIKEMEEECNLEIAGLEKNLTKQPSLAGEELDQDSKNTLKCLTVTPQFAVDIKGLLSSEQTLDVSEKENPDALKADQLEDNFSDRPVEEVSEMTEKYLPVEAVDESLLVWGEKQVGSEEVNGMESMTSGSKSEPESERELELETIPNETDSFGFEALVSNQSNSAELMLDEKTAEESQSSMTEVKGMQFSEEISLNHRQTTTSYEESKDNVGSMAHQQVDELTLEECRTCELKGCVRKLEEENAGDVAEQTCDNGERDEEKIDGVMEVGEENQSFHTSTLIFECPRVEKTNEQQVHLFTNAEQQEFSDNDDVSNATNSWRTGGDLDSTDSYALENTLADTRPLIRYRSDETDMNTQASHLGETDSSEDEEQESGAGIFEKEKRYSLGSRGDRMIEDLIEEPEWEEIQKSENAGCFNNRETDTSQIEEDDGHGIDKIEEKEIHFEGNVGCLESDGKSVLEIDRKAMLSEENIDLDQAEQDRALGNKAYDQTNLNKDMGDHVDGIVSTGSTDTKADLEKYCYDKATPLSSMEVDSNFLPQETDSTDIKADLEKDGEDDPTTQINWEVDSNFLPQATDSTDIKADLDKDSEDDPTTQINLEVDSNFLPQATDSTDIKADLEKDSEDDPTTQINLEMDSNFLPQATDSTDIKADLEKDSEDDPTTQINLEVDTNFLPQETDSTDIKADLEKDSEDDPTTQINLEMDSNFLPQATDSTDIKADLEKDSEDDPTTQINLEMDSNFLPQATDSTDIKADLEKDSEDDPTTQINLEAESKFLPQETDSTDIKADLEKDSEDDPTTQINLEADSNFLPQQGTIECEEFMEPKSHASCDSETNLVNPVNINSEESSGNLSDNEEGIRKESFVENFTISSYGQSPSTENDNTSEILHSQTVTSDEGSEKVLKSEVTEMRPEQKEEDGENSSMLTNVDFNDDLSLHSEITSIAEVLEHTAISDLEDSYSSEDDSPNASQSLKSINQEDISENHKEKETMTCSVNDSGLIGGTEKHFPKLSSTSIENAWGSSDHIQDDKRGILGTDLKASDQFIQSDENIKEYFSYTEQKYGESKASEQQNGNDHDSETKEDEIFTAEVEGLPRIHEKCTELFSATLNEEFWNSNGKMGAFFHPQECGNSECVHTHPNQNAENTENMLETKQCTELRLKEAQSHGLPVQEQIPAHIEQLLYENMERDKKHSEESLEEEDSWSGGED; this is translated from the exons ATGGAGGTCCCCAGCTACATGGGAACTGAGAAGTACCAGATGCTGGAGCTCAACAAGCGTTTGGAGACATACCTGGGCAGGGTGAAGTTCCTTGAGGAGGAGAACAAGCTGCTACATGGGGAAGTTGAGGCTCTGAGGCAGAGTAAGAACCAGCGGGTCTGGAAAGGACAGCTGGAGGGTGAGCTGAGGAAGACCAGGGAGGAAGTGGAGGCAGCTTTGAGGGAGAAGGACAGGGTGGAGCTCGAAGTAAGCAATCTTAATGAGGAGCTGCAGATGCTTCAGCTACAGAGGAAGAAGGTGGCAGTTGCCCGGGCTGAGACCAAGAAGACAGTAGATGAAAGTAAGAAACAACTGGAGGAGGAACATAGAGGCCAGATCTGGCTACGAGAGAAGCTGGCTCAACTGGAGAAAGAGCTGCAGTTCCACATGGAGGTCCACCAAGAGGATGTCTCACTCCTGCAAACCCAGATAATCCACACCCAGTATGTCCCTCCTCATACTTATGTTCAACCACAGCTACTTGGCCTTGAGGACATAAAGCAAGAGTTCTCCCAGAGGGCTGCCCGGGCATGGCAGGAGGCAGCGGGATCATTTCAGAACCAGGTTCAGCGTCTGGAAGACTCTCTGACCCAGGCCAAGTCTCGTATGGCCCAGGTGAGCCAAGAGAAGAAGGAGAGCTACTTGATGGCCCAGTGCCTAGCCAAGGAGCTGGAAGCAGCCCAGGCCAAGAAGGAGCTCCTTGAGAAGAACGTTTCTCAACAGAAGGACAGGCAGCTGAAAGAGCTCCAGCACCTAGAG GTGCATCTGGAGGCCCTGGAAAGCGAGAAAGCAGAGCTTAGTAACCAGACTGCGGCTATTCTGAAGGACAGACACAACCTGCTGCAGCTGAAGCTGTCGCTGGGGCTGGAGGTGGCCACATACAG AACTCTACTAGACAGTGAGAGTCTGAGACCACGTGTGTCTCCCAAAATTTACTACCAGAGTGCCAGCACTTCCC GTGAAGTGCCAAAGCATCAGACTATTAAACAAAGCCTTACCCCCACCATTTCAGTAAAGCCTGGGAGGAGGTCTGAGATGACTGCACCAACAATGGCCCCAGCAAGCCTTCAGGCCCCAAAAGTCAACCCTAACGAAAAGTCCATCAGATCTGAAATGACAAATAATGAGGAAGATGGATGGTGTGCAGAGTCACCCGGTTCTCCAGGTTGGTCAACACATTACTCAAAAGCAGATGTGATTGACAGCAGTTTAAGTGGAGATGTAAGAGCCGTTGAGGCCGATGAGGGGGAGGACCATGCCTACGCTCTCTCTGAGCAAATGGCACAAGAATTAAGAGCCACTGTAATTAGTCTAGACACATCTGTCACCGAGACGTCTGCCATCAGGGAAACGCACATTAAAGAAATGGAGGAGGAATGTAATTTAGAGATCGCTGGGCTCGAAAAAAATCTGACAAAGCAGCCGTCCCTTGCAGGAGAAGAGTTAGACCAGGAttcaaaaaacacattaaaatgtttGACAGTGACACCCCAATTCGCTGTTGACATCAAAGGGCTCCTTAGCTCTGAACAAACACTTGatgtttctgaaaaagaaaatccAGATGCTTTGAAGGCCGATCAACTGGAAGACAACTTTAGTGACAGACCTGTAGAGGAGGTCTCTGAAATGACTGAAAAGTACCTTCCAGTTGAAGCTGTAGATGAATCATTGTTAGTATGGGGTGAAAAACAAGTAGGGTCAGAGGAGGTTAATGGAATGGAAAGCATGACATCGGGATCTAAGTCAGAACCAGAATCAGAAAGAGAATTAGAACTGGAAACCATCCCAAATGAGACAGATTCCTTTGGCTTTGAGGCTTTAGTTAGTAATCAGTCCAACTCTGCGGAGTTAATGCTGGATGAGAAAACTGCAGAAGAATCACAGTCATCTATGACAGAAGTAAAGGGTATGCAGTTTTCGGAAGAGATTTCTTTGAATCACAGGCAGACAACAACATCTTATGAAGAAAGTAAGGACAATGTGGGGAGCATGGCCCACCAGCAAGTGGACGAACTGACTCTGGAAGAATGTAGAACTTGTGAACTGAAGGGATGCGTACGTAAATTAGAGGAAGAGAATGCAGGAGATGTAGCAGAACAGACGTGTGATAATGGGGAGAGAGATGAGGAAAAAATAGATGGAGTGATGGAGGTAGGAGAAGAAAATCAGAGTTTCCACACCAGCACTTTGATTTTCGAGTGCCCAAGAGTAGAGAAAACTAATGAACAGCAAGTGCATTTATTCACCAATGCGGAGCAACAAGAATTCTCTGACAATGACGACGTTTCGAATGCCACCAATTCATGGAGAACAGGGGGAGATCTTGACAGCACTGATAGCTATGCTTTGGAGAACACGCTTGCCGACACCCGTCCCTTGATCCGATACAGGAGTGATGAGACAGACATGAACACTCAAGCATCACACTTAGGCGAGACCGActccagtgaggatgaagaACAAGAGTCAGGAGCGGGAATttttgaaaaggaaaaaaggtACAGCCTCGGTTCTAGAGGCGACCGGATGATAGAGGATCTCATTGAAGAGCCAGAATGGGAGGAGATACAAAAGAGCGAGAATGCAGGCTGCTTTAATAATAGAGAGACTGATACAAGTCAAATAGAGGAGGATGATGGTCACGGAATTGATAAAATTGAAGAGAAAGAGATACATTTTGAAGGCAATGTTGGATGTTTGGAATCTGATGGAAAATCTGTACTGGAGATAGACAGGAAAGCAATGTTAAGTGAAGAGAATATAGACCTAGATCAAGCAGAACAGGACAGGGCTCTTGGAAATAAGGCATATGACCAGACAAACCTGAATAAGGACATGGGTGATCATGTTGATGGAATCGTAAGTACAGGTTCAACTGACACCAAAGCAGATTTAGAAAAATATTGTTATGATAAAGCCACACCCCTAAGTAGTATGGAGGTGGACAGCAATTTTCTACCACAAGAAACAGACTCAACTGATATCAAAGCAGATTTAGAGAAAGACGGTGAAGATGACCCCACAACCCAAATTAATTGGGAGGTGGACAGCAATTTTCTACCACAAGCAACAGATTCAACTGATATCAAAGCAGACTTAGACAAAGACAGTGAAGATGACCCCACaacccaaattaatttggaggtGGACAGCAATTTTCTACCACAAGCAACAGATTCAACTGATATCAAAGCAGATTTAGAGAAAGACAGTGAAGATGACCCCACaacccaaattaatttggagatGGACAGCAATTTTCTACCACAAGCAACAGATTCAACTGATATCAAAGCAGATTTAGAGAAAGACAGTGAAGATGACCCCACaacccaaattaatttggag GTGGACACCAATTTTCTACCACAAGAAACAGATTCAACTGATATCAAAGCAGATTTAGAGAAAGACAGTGAAGATGACCCCACaacccaaattaatttggagatGGACAGCAATTTTCTACCACAAGCAACAGATTCAACTGATATCAAAGCAGATTTAGAGAAAGACAGTGAAGATGACCCCACaacccaaattaatttggagatGGACAGCAATTTTCTACCACAAGCAACAGATTCAACTGATATCAAAGCAGATTTAGAGAAAGACAGTGAAGATGACCCCACaacccaaattaatttggaggcGGAGAGCAAGTTTCTACCACAAGAAACAGATTCAACTGATATCAAAGCAGATTTAGAGAAAGACAGTGAAGATGACCCCACaacccaaattaatttggaggcGGACAGCAATTTTCTGCCACAGCAAGGAACTATAGAATGTGAGGAATTCATGGAGCCAAAGAGTCATGCCAGCTGTGACAGTGAAACAAACCTtgtcaatcctgttaatatcaACAGTGAAGAAAGCTCAGGGAATTTGTCAGACAATGAGGAAGGTATCAGAAAAGAATCATTTGTTGAGAACTTCACGATATCATCATATGGGCAGTCACCATCCACTGAAAATGACAACACCAGTGAGATATTACATTCACAAACTGTGACTTCAGACGAAGGGTCAGAAAAAGTGCTGAAAAGTGAGGTAACGGAAATGCGTCCTGAGCAGAAAGAGGAGGATGGCGAGAACTCATCCATGCTAACAAATGTGGATTTCAACGATGATCTCTCATTGCACAGTGAGATCACAAGCATCGCAGAAGTTCTAGAACATACTGCCATATCAGACTTAGAGGATTCGTACAGTTCTGAAGATGACTCACCCAATGCCAGTCAGTCATTAAAATCTATCAATCAGGAGGACATCTCTGAAAATCACAAAGAGAAGGAAACAATGACATGTTCTGTGAATGATTCTGGATTAATAGGAGGGACAGAGAAGCATTTTCCAAAATTATCCAGCACCTCTATAGAAAATGCCTGGGGCAGCAGTGATCACATCCAAGATGATAAGAGGGGGATTCTAGGCACAGATTTAAAGGCATCTGaccagtttatccaaagtgacgaaaacataaaagaatacttttcatACAccgagcaaaaatatggagagTCAAAAGCTTCGGAACAGCAAAATGGAAACGATCATGATAGTGAAACAAAGGAAGATGAGATCTTCACAGCAGAAGTTGAGGGACTTCCCCGAATACATGAAAAATGCACAGAGTTGTTCAGCGCCACTCTTAATGAAGAGTTCTGGAATTCTAATGGAAAGATGGGAGCCTTCTTTCATCCACAGGAGTGTGGGAATTCGGAATGCGTTCACACGCACCCTAATCAGAACGCGGAAAATACAGAGAACATGCTAGAAACAAAACAATGCACAGAATTAAGACTAAAGGAGGCTCAATCACACGGTCTACCAGTGCAAGAGCAGATCCCGGCTCACATCGAGCAGCTATTGTACGAAAACATGGAAAGAGACAAGAAACATTCTGAAGAATCTCTGGAAGAGGAAgactcctggtctggtggagaAGATTAG